From Luteococcus japonicus, one genomic window encodes:
- a CDS encoding glycosyltransferase family 2 protein, with translation MPRTAVLIPCHNEEVTVAKVVADYRSALPDADVYVYDNNSTDRTSEIVTEIALHDPRVHLRHEYRQGKGNVIHSMFREIDADCYLMIDGDDTYPSEYAEQMVSLVLDRKADMVIGDRLSTTYAQENQRPFHNLGNTMVRGLINWLFNANIRDIMTGYRAFSRTFVKGFPVMSRGFEIETEMSIHAVDKNMRVVEVPISYRDRPAGSSSKLNTYSDGFKVLRTIFRLFKNYRPLAFFGSVAAVLAMLGLGLFLPVLVEYLHSRTVPRFPTLIVSVTLAACSLLFWSVGLVLDVEVKKHRQLYEVVTNYHEHLVRIAMGKTERPVEAPRPEPGKVN, from the coding sequence ATGCCCCGTACCGCAGTCCTCATCCCGTGCCACAACGAAGAGGTGACCGTCGCGAAGGTCGTCGCCGACTATCGCAGCGCCCTCCCGGACGCCGATGTCTACGTCTACGACAACAACTCGACGGACCGCACCAGCGAGATCGTCACCGAGATCGCCTTGCACGACCCCCGGGTCCACCTGCGGCACGAGTACCGTCAGGGCAAGGGCAATGTCATCCACTCGATGTTCCGGGAGATCGACGCCGACTGCTACCTGATGATCGACGGGGACGACACCTACCCGAGCGAGTACGCGGAACAGATGGTCTCCCTGGTGCTGGACCGCAAGGCGGACATGGTCATCGGTGACCGGTTGTCCACGACCTATGCGCAGGAGAACCAGCGGCCCTTCCACAACCTGGGCAACACGATGGTCCGTGGGCTGATCAACTGGCTGTTCAATGCCAACATCCGGGACATCATGACGGGCTACCGGGCCTTTTCGCGGACCTTCGTGAAGGGCTTCCCGGTGATGTCGCGAGGTTTCGAGATCGAGACCGAGATGTCCATCCATGCTGTGGACAAGAACATGCGGGTGGTGGAGGTCCCAATCTCCTATCGGGACCGGCCCGCCGGCTCGTCTTCCAAGCTGAACACCTATTCCGATGGTTTCAAGGTCTTGCGCACCATCTTCCGCCTGTTCAAGAACTACCGGCCGCTGGCCTTCTTCGGGTCCGTGGCCGCCGTCCTCGCGATGCTCGGTCTCGGCCTCTTCCTTCCCGTGCTGGTGGAATACCTGCACTCGCGCACGGTGCCTCGTTTCCCGACCTTGATCGTCTCTGTGACACTGGCCGCCTGTTCGTTGCTGTTCTGGAGTGTTGGTCTGGTCCTCGACGTGGAGGTGAAGAAGCATCGACAGCTCTACGAGGTGGTCACCAACTACCACGAGCACCTCGTGCGGATCGCGATGGGCAAGACGGAGCGGCCCGTCGAGGCCCCTCGCCCCGAGCCGGGCAAGGTGAACTGA
- a CDS encoding EamA family transporter, with translation MVAGATTQPRGIALMVVSSLFACTGQLLWKLGATDGAWLVLVGFALYALGAVLMLVAYRFGELSVLQPILGLSYVLSLALGAWWLHEQVTAGRVLGVVAVVAGVALVAGSQSKSSEA, from the coding sequence ATGGTGGCAGGCGCCACGACGCAACCACGGGGCATTGCGCTGATGGTCGTGTCGTCGCTGTTCGCCTGTACCGGACAGCTGCTGTGGAAGCTCGGTGCGACCGACGGCGCCTGGCTGGTGCTGGTGGGCTTCGCGCTGTACGCACTCGGTGCCGTGCTGATGCTGGTGGCCTACCGCTTCGGTGAACTGTCGGTCCTGCAACCCATCCTCGGGCTCTCCTATGTGCTGAGTCTGGCGCTCGGGGCCTGGTGGCTGCACGAACAGGTGACCGCGGGACGGGTGCTGGGCGTCGTGGCCGTGGTTGCCGGTGTTGCCCTCGTCGCCGGCAGCCAGTCGAAGAGCTCGGAGGCCTGA
- a CDS encoding EamA family transporter produces the protein MLLWSAVLLMTLLGSVASLMLKFASADLRPTSLLRDWHFYAGGFGYLLAALFNIWVLRHLDLSVVLPLTALTYVWTLGIARLVLGELLTWRKVLGVALILVGVVLISVA, from the coding sequence GTGTTGTTGTGGAGCGCGGTCCTGCTGATGACGCTCTTGGGCTCGGTGGCCAGTCTGATGCTGAAGTTTGCTTCCGCGGACCTTCGGCCGACGAGCCTGCTGCGTGACTGGCACTTCTATGCCGGCGGGTTCGGCTATCTGCTCGCCGCGCTGTTCAACATCTGGGTGCTGCGTCACCTGGACCTGTCCGTGGTGCTGCCCCTGACGGCCCTGACCTATGTCTGGACCCTGGGCATCGCCCGGCTGGTGCTGGGTGAGTTGCTCACCTGGCGCAAGGTCCTCGGCGTGGCGCTCATCCTGGTGGGCGTCGTGCTGATTTCGGTGGCGTGA